The segment GCAAGAAGCACAGCAAGAGCAGGAGCGCCAACGCAAGGCGACTCCCTGGTACGAGAATCTGATGAATGCGGTGTCGACGCCGCCGGAGACCCGAGGGTAAGTGAGCATCACCGAAGCCGACCTGCAGGCGGTCGCGAAGCAGTTGGGACGTGAGCCGCGGGGCGTGCTCGAGATCAGCTACCGGACTCCGGACGGTCAGCCGGCCGTGGTGAAGACCGCGCCGCGCCTGCCCGACGGAACGCCGTTCCCCACCCTGTACTACCTGACCGACCAGCGGCTCACCGGTGCGTGCAGCCGCCTCGAGTCGGGTGGCGTGATGCGCGAGATGCAGGCCCGCCTTGCCGAGGACGCCGAACTCGCCGCGGGCTACCGCCGCGCCTACGAGAGCTACCTGGCCGAGCGCGACGCCATCGAATCGCTCGGCACCGACTTCGCCGGCGGCGGCATGCCCGACCGCGTGAAGTGCCTCCACGTGCTCGTCGCGCACTCGCTGGCCAAGGGGCCGGGCGTCAACCCGCTCGGCGACGAGGCCGTCGCCATGCTCGCCGATGTCGAGAAGATGCGCGGCATCGCGGTGCCTGCGGACTGGCCTGCGCTCGTCGGCGAGGACGACGCGTGACGCGCGTCGCCGCCGTCGACTGCGGCACCAACTCCATCCGCCTGCTGATCGCCGACATCGACGACGCGGGCACCCTGGTCGACGTGGAGCGCGACATGAAGGTCGTGCGTCTGGGCCAGGGCGTCGACGCGACCGGGAAGTTCGCCGACGAGGCCATCGAGCGCACCCGCGTCGAACTGGCCGGGTACGTGGAGCGGATGCTGGCCGCCGGCGTCGAACGCGTGCGCATGGTCGCGACGTCGGCCACCCGCGACGCGAGCAACCGTGACGCATTCTTCGCCATGACCGCAGAGCTCCTCGGTCGCGTCCAAGAAGGGGCGGTCGCCGAGGTGATCACCGGCGACGAGGAGGCGCGGCTGTCGTTCCGCGGCGCCGTCGGCGGACTCGATCCGGCCGACGGACCGTTCGTCGTCACCGACCTGGGCGGCGGCAGCACCGAGGTGGTCGTGGGATCGGTGGTCGGCGGCGACGCGGTGGTCGCGGGGGCGTACTCCGCCGACATCGGCTGCGTGCGTCTCACCGAACGCGCCCTCCCGTCTGATCCGCCCACGCTCGACGAGCAGGCGCGCGCGGTGCTGATCGCCACGGACGAGTTGGCGAAGGCCTTCGCCGGGGTGGACGTGTCCGCCGCGCGCACATGGGTCGGGGTCGCAGGCACCTTGACGACGTTCGCCGCGGTCCACGCCGGACTGGCCGCCTACGATCCCGACGTGATTCACCACTCCCGGATCTCCCTCGCCGACCTGCACGTCCTGTGCGGTCGGATCGTCGCGATGACCCGCGAAGAGCGACTGGCGCTGGGCCCGATGCACCCCGGCCGCGCCGACGTCATCGGCGGCGGCGCCCTCGTGACCCGGGAGCTGGCGCGTCAGTTCGCCGACCGCGCCGCCATCACCGAGATGGTGGTGTCCGAGCACGACATCCTGGACGGGATCGCACTCGGGCTCGTGTGACCCGATTCTTCAAGACGCGTAAGGCGCCCCGCGACGGTGTCGCGGGGCGCCTTACGCGGTAGGTCTACCGGCCGAAGTTGTAGCAGGCCTCGCAGACGCTCTCCGGGATGGTGCCTGCGCGCTGCAGCAGGCCGAAGCCGATGCAGCCGAGGCACAGGCCGAAGGCGAACTCGAGGAACGCGGCGCCGATCAGCGCGCCGACGACGATCTGCGCGGCCAGTCCGAAGCCGAGGAGCGACAGCACCAACGCGGTGCCGGAGAAGGCGAGGCCGATGGTCTGCGCGAAACGCTTCGGCGGGCCGGGGACCGTCTTGGTCTTCTTCCACACCTGCGGGACGATCACGTGCACGGCCAGGCGGCCGAACGGGGAGTAGCGGGGGCCGCCGGCGACACGCAGGGTGAAGCCGAGCGCCAGGACGGCGTACAGCCACGGCTGGTTCACGACGATCGACACGGCGGCCAGCACGATCACCAGACCCGCGGTGGAGCGCGCGGCGTAGTCGTTGACCGGATTCGGGAAGTCGAGCAGTCCGCGGTGCCACGTCGGTGCCTCTTCGAGGGCGATCGACGAGTCGACCTGGGTGAAGACGTCAGAGTTGGTCACGGGTGCTCCTTCTAGCGATGACGCTTCACGATATGTCCGCGCAGAACGCCTGCCCAGGGTTTTTCTCACGCTGATCGGAATGGAATGGGCCGCGCCGGTCGTCGGCACGGCGAGTCGTGGAACCGATGGTCGACTCGGTGCGTCCAATCGGTATGACGAAGGACTCGGGGATTTACACGCGGTTGCAGTTGATCGTGAAGGGCTACGACGATCAGATGATCCGGAAGGCGGTGCGGAACGGGTCTCTGATCCGATTGCGGTCGGGATGGTTCGCGCTCCCGTCCGCGGACGAGCGGGCGATGGCGGCGGTCCGCGACGGGGGCGTGTTGACCTGTGTCGGGGCCTTGGCGTTCTACGACCTGTGGATTCCACCGGGGTGCAACGACCGCCTGCACCTGCGCCGGAGCAAGAACACGACCGGGAAGCACAAGGCCTGCCGACCTCTGGTCGGACGACTGCGGGCGGCGACGGACCCCGTCGACTCGATTCCCGTCGCACTGAGTTGCGCCGCGCGATGTCTCACTCCCGAAGAGTGGATCGCGATCTGTGATTCGTACATGGACCGGACCGGCAAGACTCTTCAGGACGTCGCGGAGGAACTCGTCGGCGCCGGACCGACCGTCGACCGGCTGCTCGCCAAGTGCGAGAGCAGGTCGCAGTCGGGGACCGAGAGCATCGCCCGTGTTCGGCTCCGCTCGCTGGGGTATGACGTCGTGGTGCAGCCGCAGGTGGAGGGTGTCGGTCGGGTGGATCTGCGGATCGGGGTCCTGCTGATCGAGTGCGACAGCATTCTCTATCACGCCAGCAAGGAGGACTACGAGCGCGACCACCACAGGGATAGGCGCGCCATGGTGGACGGCTGGCTGAAGCTGCGACTGACCTACGACGACATCCTCTACGACTGGGACGGCGTCCTCGCCGACATCCGAGCCATCACCAGAACTGACCGGCATCGTGCGCGATCGGCTCGCAAGCGTGAGCTAGTGCAAAAATCAGTCCGCCTGTCGTCCGCCGAGGGAAGATTTCCCTCGGACGGCGACCGATGGCCTGATCTTGGCGATACCTGCTGATATGCGGCGGAGACGCGCCTACGCCGACTCGAAACTCGCGAGGACTTCGAGGACCTGGTCGCCGTAGTTGGTGAGCTTGGCCTGACCGATGCCGGAGACGGAGAGCAGCTGGTCGTGGTTCGACGGCTTGACGCGCGCGATCTCCTCGAGCGTCTTGTTGCCGAGCACTGTGTACGCGGGCGCGCCCGCCTCTTTCGCGACGGCGGCGCGCCAGCGGCGCAGCGCCTCGAAGAGGTTGCGATCCTCGTCGGACAGGTCGGGCGCCGCGGAGGCGCCTCGGGCGGGCTTGGTGCGCGAGCGTGCGGGTGCCTTCACGTCCTCGCGCAGCATCAGTGTCTGCTGGCTGCGCAGCAGCGGCGTCGCCTTGTCGGTGATGGTGAGGACGCCGTAGTCGCCGCGCGGGGCGATGATGCCGAGCGCGAGGAGCTGCCGGACCACGCTGCCCCATTGGCGGGCGTCGAGCTCGGTGCCCTTGCCGTACGTGGTGAGGGCGTCGTGTCCGCGCTGCCGGATGCGGTCGTTTTCGACGCCGCGCAGGATGTCGATGAGATGCCCGGCGCCGCAGGAGAATCCGTGGAATTCGTGGTCGAGCCGCCAGATGGTCGACAGCAGCTTCTGCGCGGGGACGGTGCCGTCCCAGGTGGCGGGCGGGTTCAGACAGGTGTCGCAGTTGCCGCACGGTTCGATCTGCTGGTCGAAGTAGCCGAGCAGCTGCTGCCGACGGCACGTCGACGTCTCGCAGAGGGCGAGCATCGCGTCGAGCAGCTGGGATTGGACGCGACGGTGGGCGGCGTCGCCATCGGACTGATCGATCATCCGGCGCTGGTTGACGACGTCGGCCATGCCGTACGCCATCCACGCGATCGACGGCAAGCCGTCGCGTCCGGCACGGCCTGTCTCCTGGTAGTAACCCTCGATGCTCTTCGGGAGGTCGACGTGCGCGACGAACCGCACGTCCGGCTTGTCGATGCCCATGCCG is part of the Gordonia phthalatica genome and harbors:
- a CDS encoding DUF501 domain-containing protein; its protein translation is MSITEADLQAVAKQLGREPRGVLEISYRTPDGQPAVVKTAPRLPDGTPFPTLYYLTDQRLTGACSRLESGGVMREMQARLAEDAELAAGYRRAYESYLAERDAIESLGTDFAGGGMPDRVKCLHVLVAHSLAKGPGVNPLGDEAVAMLADVEKMRGIAVPADWPALVGEDDA
- a CDS encoding Ppx/GppA phosphatase family protein gives rise to the protein MTRVAAVDCGTNSIRLLIADIDDAGTLVDVERDMKVVRLGQGVDATGKFADEAIERTRVELAGYVERMLAAGVERVRMVATSATRDASNRDAFFAMTAELLGRVQEGAVAEVITGDEEARLSFRGAVGGLDPADGPFVVTDLGGGSTEVVVGSVVGGDAVVAGAYSADIGCVRLTERALPSDPPTLDEQARAVLIATDELAKAFAGVDVSAARTWVGVAGTLTTFAAVHAGLAAYDPDVIHHSRISLADLHVLCGRIVAMTREERLALGPMHPGRADVIGGGALVTRELARQFADRAAITEMVVSEHDILDGIALGLV
- a CDS encoding DUF4395 domain-containing protein, producing MALEEAPTWHRGLLDFPNPVNDYAARSTAGLVIVLAAVSIVVNQPWLYAVLALGFTLRVAGGPRYSPFGRLAVHVIVPQVWKKTKTVPGPPKRFAQTIGLAFSGTALVLSLLGFGLAAQIVVGALIGAAFLEFAFGLCLGCIGFGLLQRAGTIPESVCEACYNFGR
- a CDS encoding endonuclease domain-containing protein translates to MTKDSGIYTRLQLIVKGYDDQMIRKAVRNGSLIRLRSGWFALPSADERAMAAVRDGGVLTCVGALAFYDLWIPPGCNDRLHLRRSKNTTGKHKACRPLVGRLRAATDPVDSIPVALSCAARCLTPEEWIAICDSYMDRTGKTLQDVAEELVGAGPTVDRLLAKCESRSQSGTESIARVRLRSLGYDVVVQPQVEGVGRVDLRIGVLLIECDSILYHASKEDYERDHHRDRRAMVDGWLKLRLTYDDILYDWDGVLADIRAITRTDRHRARSARKRELVQKSVRLSSAEGRFPSDGDRWPDLGDTC
- the recQ gene encoding DNA helicase RecQ, whose translation is MPDQYQVLRDVFGYDDFRGDQDQIVSHVIDGGDAVVLMPTGGGKSLCYQVPALVREGCAVVVSPLIALMADQVGALQRLGVRAAYLNSTQFPEDRAEVERAYLAGELDLIYIAPERLSQRGTREFLARGKLSLIAIDEAHCVSQWGHDFRPDYLALGELADLWPDVPRIALTATATRRTHEELTARLHLENARHFVSSFDRPNITYRIEPKDRVKQQLLSFIRSEGVVDGEPATGIVYALSRKKVEEYAAFLASNGINAVPYHAGLDRQVRAGTLHRFLREDGIVVVATIAFGMGIDKPDVRFVAHVDLPKSIEGYYQETGRAGRDGLPSIAWMAYGMADVVNQRRMIDQSDGDAAHRRVQSQLLDAMLALCETSTCRRQQLLGYFDQQIEPCGNCDTCLNPPATWDGTVPAQKLLSTIWRLDHEFHGFSCGAGHLIDILRGVENDRIRQRGHDALTTYGKGTELDARQWGSVVRQLLALGIIAPRGDYGVLTITDKATPLLRSQQTLMLREDVKAPARSRTKPARGASAAPDLSDEDRNLFEALRRWRAAVAKEAGAPAYTVLGNKTLEEIARVKPSNHDQLLSVSGIGQAKLTNYGDQVLEVLASFESA